The following proteins come from a genomic window of Heyndrickxia acidicola:
- a CDS encoding right-handed parallel beta-helix repeat-containing protein — translation MKKWIIPAALVLMLTGSSAAAINASPANHSAAKQKIGKTSSIDGPVYTLDLKRFGVYNDGTHADSTTNGINAALRWAQANGYKTLQIPDGTYLISKGIKEADPDARINMVSNMTLLLSDKTVLQKETNGFEIYSVIYLGPDVTNAVIKGGTLRGDRDTHDYSQKGPGLDGTHEWGDGIFTEGPQNVVIDGVKILNFTGDGIETGGAAIYGQYITSKDVETGGIDDNGNPIPQKGKVRSNNYNVENFSNPIYQNAHYRNLMMWLPNGVTGYYDLFYYRKDGSFIKAEKNQHFNSTWGYSHIPQDADYFRVVFNANSTKNVNVNRMSVAVTENMTIQNCDIGFNRRQGITVGATDNLQIINNRIHDISGTDPQSGIDIEPGFYPAIHTLIKGNQFNNNVIQMVLSYGGDATVTDNYFGPGGQFSVNPSYIGALVQNNTFDHTDVDAFGNTQFLQNKLISSSAKFEGGLNVTVDGIDGTDSSVGFTQTVKNGIQASNLSFKSSSNSTSTGGISVDGMPITLTNITLKENNSFSGNGNSQNAYNNLTLTNTPEMSLPAGVYTNATSSNGVFELNNPGKTVLNKWRFNDSTLYTYSLNTQATIQNSTFTYTKDLTGPTIVALQAKAINVLNNTFTDITKVKADHAIIQIGRDYSATDPTSIYAASVKGNTIQAKVNREGIDTINGGKAAPPYDIENNTLINTTLHLKASDINKNNQIIKP, via the coding sequence ATGAAAAAATGGATTATTCCAGCTGCACTCGTTCTTATGCTGACGGGCAGTTCTGCAGCGGCAATTAACGCGAGTCCCGCTAATCATTCTGCAGCCAAACAAAAAATAGGAAAAACCAGCTCCATTGATGGCCCTGTCTATACTCTCGATCTTAAGCGATTTGGTGTATACAATGACGGGACACACGCTGACAGCACCACAAATGGAATCAACGCTGCTCTCCGATGGGCTCAAGCCAACGGCTATAAAACACTGCAAATTCCAGATGGCACCTATCTCATTTCAAAAGGGATCAAGGAAGCAGATCCGGACGCACGAATCAATATGGTAAGCAACATGACCCTGCTGTTAAGCGATAAAACGGTACTTCAAAAAGAAACGAATGGATTTGAGATTTACTCCGTCATCTATCTTGGACCCGATGTCACAAATGCTGTGATTAAGGGAGGGACACTGCGGGGGGACCGTGATACGCATGATTATTCTCAGAAGGGACCTGGCTTGGATGGAACGCACGAATGGGGAGACGGCATCTTTACAGAAGGCCCTCAAAATGTCGTGATCGATGGAGTGAAAATCCTCAATTTCACAGGGGATGGCATTGAAACAGGGGGAGCGGCTATATATGGGCAGTACATTACCTCCAAGGATGTAGAAACAGGCGGTATTGATGACAACGGAAATCCTATTCCCCAAAAAGGAAAAGTCCGCTCCAATAATTATAATGTAGAAAATTTCAGCAACCCCATTTACCAAAATGCTCATTACCGAAATCTTATGATGTGGCTCCCTAACGGAGTAACAGGCTACTATGATTTATTCTATTACCGCAAGGATGGCAGCTTTATTAAAGCAGAAAAGAACCAGCACTTTAATTCCACCTGGGGATATTCGCACATACCGCAGGATGCCGATTACTTCCGGGTCGTATTCAATGCTAATTCCACAAAGAATGTAAACGTCAACCGGATGTCCGTAGCTGTCACTGAAAACATGACCATTCAAAACTGTGATATCGGCTTTAACCGGCGGCAGGGTATTACTGTCGGTGCAACGGATAATCTGCAAATCATCAATAATCGTATTCATGATATCAGCGGAACCGATCCTCAAAGCGGAATTGATATTGAGCCGGGATTTTATCCAGCCATTCACACACTCATTAAAGGAAACCAATTTAACAATAATGTCATTCAGATGGTCCTTTCCTATGGCGGAGATGCTACGGTAACCGATAACTATTTCGGGCCAGGCGGACAGTTTTCCGTTAATCCTTCCTATATAGGAGCCCTTGTGCAAAACAATACCTTTGACCACACAGACGTTGATGCCTTCGGAAACACTCAATTTCTGCAAAATAAACTCATCTCCAGCTCTGCAAAATTTGAAGGCGGATTAAATGTTACGGTCGATGGAATCGACGGAACCGACTCGAGTGTCGGATTCACTCAAACGGTTAAAAATGGTATCCAGGCATCCAATCTATCTTTTAAATCATCCAGTAATTCAACCAGCACAGGAGGCATCAGTGTGGATGGAATGCCTATCACGCTGACCAATATCACACTGAAGGAAAATAACAGCTTCAGCGGAAATGGAAACAGCCAGAACGCCTACAATAATCTTACATTAACCAACACACCGGAAATGAGCCTGCCGGCAGGCGTCTATACAAATGCCACAAGCAGCAATGGCGTATTCGAATTGAACAACCCAGGCAAAACTGTGTTGAACAAGTGGAGATTCAATGATTCGACTCTCTATACCTACAGCCTTAACACTCAAGCTACCATTCAAAATTCCACTTTCACCTACACGAAGGATTTAACAGGGCCTACAATTGTCGCACTGCAAGCCAAAGCAATAAATGTCCTCAATAATACGTTTACAGATATCACAAAAGTGAAGGCAGATCATGCGATTATCCAAATTGGCAGGGATTACTCCGCAACCGATCCAACAAGCATTTACGCAGCCTCTGTAAAAGGCAATACCATCCAGGCAAAAGTCAACCGTGAAGGAATCGATACCATTAATGGCGGAAAAGCCGCTCCACCATATGATATTGAGAACAATACACTCATCAACACTACGTTGCATTTAAAAGCGTCAGATATAAATAAAAACAACCAAATCATCAAGCCATAA
- a CDS encoding sugar phosphate isomerase/epimerase family protein — MVTLSGFADEISSDLDVQLNILQSEGIRYIEFRGIWNKNVLDLTDNELTKMKKVLHQKGFRISSIGSPIGKISIIDNFEEHVKRFERAIYVAKFFDTKYIRIFSFYIPGGKDPEFYRDEVMRRLSKLVKKAEEEGIVLLHENEKDTYGDNAERCLDIMKTIHSSHLQSAFDPANFVQCGVKPYSEAYPLLQPYIEYVHIKDALFIDGKEVPAGQGDGEVQEVLGALINRGYNGYLSLEPHLAASGTFSGFSGPELFKVSAQALKDLLTELQYAWK, encoded by the coding sequence ATGGTGACCTTATCTGGCTTTGCTGATGAAATTTCATCAGATTTAGATGTTCAATTGAACATATTGCAATCAGAAGGAATTAGATATATTGAATTCAGGGGGATTTGGAATAAGAATGTTCTTGATTTGACAGATAATGAATTGACAAAAATGAAAAAAGTATTACATCAAAAGGGATTTCGAATATCTTCCATTGGGTCTCCAATCGGGAAAATTAGTATAATTGATAACTTCGAAGAACATGTTAAAAGATTTGAAAGGGCAATCTACGTTGCTAAGTTTTTTGATACAAAATATATTCGTATCTTTTCTTTCTATATTCCTGGAGGTAAAGATCCTGAATTTTATCGGGATGAAGTGATGCGCAGGCTGTCAAAACTGGTGAAAAAAGCGGAAGAGGAAGGAATTGTGCTCCTTCATGAAAATGAAAAAGACACATATGGTGACAACGCTGAACGTTGCCTGGATATAATGAAGACCATTCATTCTTCTCATTTACAGAGCGCTTTTGACCCTGCTAATTTCGTGCAATGTGGTGTAAAACCTTATTCGGAAGCTTACCCCTTGCTCCAGCCCTATATAGAGTATGTTCATATTAAGGATGCATTGTTTATAGATGGAAAAGAAGTACCGGCAGGACAAGGAGATGGTGAAGTGCAGGAAGTGTTAGGTGCGCTAATAAACAGAGGATACAATGGGTATCTATCCCTTGAACCTCATTTGGCTGCGTCCGGAACGTTTTCAGGCTTCAGCGGACCAGAACTTTTTAAAGTATCGGCTCAGGCTTTAAAGGATTTGCTAACAGAATTACAGTACGCATGGAAATAA
- a CDS encoding MFS transporter has product MGNHAVEPFGHSSGKPEKLRLREKIAYGLGDVGNNFLFDLGQIYLLKFYTDTLGLPSAAAGLVFLISKVWDAIADISVGTWVDNRKRIGRKGKFRPFILYTAVPLALITIVSFTNPHFTITGKLIWAYLTYMAFGTIYSISNVPFGSMIPAMTKDPAERAQLASFRQAGSNLGLLISTVGFMPIVLSAHNNTNGYLLAVSIFAVAGALIQIISYANIKERYAEEKPAEAKMKMSDSYKAIFKNRPLLVLCLVNLFTFSAFNVKLAVQVYYCQYVLKNISIVPYMGFFSMGCVFIGCAIVPFLSKRMGKKATYMLGCAIWSAGDLAAFLFAHNAVTFIAFACLAYFGSSFVNSLNWALVSDAVEYGEWKTGQRSEGVVYSFFTFFRKVSSAVAGFVPGVVLSFVGYVPNAAQSMKAIAGIKGLMFIYPGVLAVATIIVMAVWYKLSDSRYKEIVAELNARKSKGHILKTDLQTKEVSL; this is encoded by the coding sequence ATGGGTAATCATGCGGTGGAGCCGTTTGGTCATTCTTCAGGGAAGCCTGAAAAGCTTAGGCTGAGAGAGAAGATTGCCTACGGATTAGGGGATGTGGGCAATAATTTTTTATTTGATTTGGGCCAAATCTATTTATTGAAGTTTTATACGGATACCCTTGGGCTGCCTTCTGCGGCTGCAGGGCTGGTCTTTTTAATATCAAAGGTGTGGGATGCGATTGCGGATATTTCCGTTGGCACCTGGGTGGACAATCGCAAGCGAATTGGAAGGAAGGGCAAGTTCAGGCCGTTTATCCTGTATACAGCCGTTCCGCTTGCACTGATTACCATTGTAAGCTTTACGAATCCTCATTTTACGATTACCGGAAAATTGATATGGGCCTATCTAACCTATATGGCGTTCGGAACCATCTATAGTATTTCAAATGTTCCGTTCGGGTCCATGATTCCGGCAATGACGAAGGATCCGGCAGAAAGGGCACAGCTGGCTTCTTTTAGGCAGGCGGGTTCTAATTTGGGTCTGCTGATTTCAACGGTTGGATTCATGCCCATTGTATTAAGCGCCCATAACAATACGAATGGCTACCTTTTGGCGGTGTCCATCTTTGCCGTGGCGGGAGCTTTGATCCAAATCATTTCCTACGCCAATATTAAAGAAAGATATGCCGAGGAAAAACCAGCTGAAGCCAAAATGAAGATGAGCGACAGCTATAAAGCGATTTTTAAAAACAGGCCGCTGCTCGTCCTGTGCCTGGTGAACCTGTTTACCTTTTCTGCTTTTAATGTAAAGCTTGCTGTTCAGGTGTACTATTGCCAGTATGTGTTGAAGAATATTTCAATCGTTCCTTATATGGGATTCTTCAGTATGGGATGTGTCTTTATCGGCTGTGCGATTGTACCATTCCTTTCAAAACGAATGGGGAAAAAAGCGACCTATATGCTTGGATGTGCGATTTGGTCAGCGGGAGATCTTGCGGCGTTCCTTTTTGCCCATAATGCTGTGACGTTCATTGCCTTCGCATGCCTGGCTTATTTCGGAAGCTCCTTTGTCAACAGTCTAAACTGGGCTCTGGTATCCGATGCCGTGGAATATGGAGAATGGAAAACCGGCCAGCGATCAGAGGGAGTGGTGTATTCTTTCTTTACCTTTTTCCGCAAGGTATCCTCGGCGGTCGCAGGATTTGTTCCCGGTGTGGTCTTAAGCTTTGTAGGTTATGTGCCGAATGCTGCACAAAGCATGAAAGCAATAGCGGGCATCAAGGGCTTGATGTTTATTTATCCCGGAGTGCTGGCCGTTGCGACCATCATCGTTATGGCGGTCTGGTACAAGCTTTCCGACAGCCGATATAAAGAGATTGTGGCAGAACTGAACGCGCGAAAGAGTAAAGGACACATCTTGAAAACGGACTTGCAGACAAAGGAAGTTTCGCTTTAA
- a CDS encoding alpha/beta hydrolase, whose protein sequence is MEEKYPVLQNAEPFYFEGNEIGILVSHGFTGSTQSMRPLGEAYAKAGYSVCVPRLKGHGTHYEDMEQTTYQDWIDSIEDGYEWLKKRCGTIFVTGLSMGGTLTLYTAQNHPEVKGIIPINAAVDIPATSGAPSTEIPRFLDAIGSDIKKPGIIELAYEKTPAKSIGEINHLMEKVKGNLSSITCPALIFVSDEDHVVPPGNAQIIYDGISSELKKIVPLKNSYHVATLDHDQELIIESTLAFIKHHS, encoded by the coding sequence ATGGAGGAAAAATATCCAGTCCTGCAAAATGCAGAACCTTTCTACTTTGAAGGAAATGAGATCGGCATTTTAGTTTCACATGGATTTACAGGCTCCACCCAAAGCATGCGCCCTCTTGGTGAAGCCTATGCGAAAGCGGGCTATAGCGTTTGCGTCCCTCGGTTAAAAGGACATGGCACGCATTACGAAGATATGGAGCAAACCACCTACCAAGACTGGATTGACTCAATTGAAGATGGATATGAATGGCTGAAGAAGCGCTGCGGCACCATTTTTGTCACGGGATTATCGATGGGAGGCACGCTCACCCTCTACACTGCCCAAAATCACCCTGAAGTAAAAGGCATTATTCCTATCAATGCAGCCGTCGACATCCCAGCAACGTCCGGAGCACCAAGCACTGAAATCCCCCGTTTCCTTGATGCTATCGGCTCTGATATCAAAAAACCAGGCATCATTGAACTCGCATACGAGAAAACACCTGCTAAATCCATCGGTGAAATAAACCACCTCATGGAAAAAGTGAAAGGGAATCTCAGCAGCATTACATGTCCTGCCCTTATTTTCGTATCGGATGAGGATCATGTCGTTCCACCTGGAAATGCGCAAATCATCTATGACGGAATTTCTTCAGAATTAAAAAAGATCGTCCCGTTAAAAAACAGCTATCACGTGGCAACATTGGACCATGACCAAGAGTTAATCATTGAGAGTACGTTGGCGTTTATCAAGCATCATAGTTAA
- a CDS encoding DeoR/GlpR family DNA-binding transcription regulator yields the protein MSQKQRLERVREWLAVHKEITLEGLMEEFEVSRDTARRDLVKLEEDGDVIRVKGGAILSKEVPQIKQYHKRDQTVAKEKIAQKASTFIQDFDFILFDTSTTVALTAKYMKTKEATVLTNSIDIVNILAERPEVKVYMAGGRFNAFNRNFVGFHTAEELEKYKADILFIGACGLGSNGLTTPDEEEAFVKKSMIKAARKVIVLTDHTKFHKDFFHRVCDLSVIDTVITDEWPDEEMQQLMRMHEIEHITIPNEGKREEDE from the coding sequence ATGTCCCAAAAGCAGCGTTTGGAAAGAGTGCGTGAATGGCTTGCCGTTCACAAGGAAATTACGCTTGAGGGCCTGATGGAGGAATTCGAGGTTTCGCGGGATACAGCCAGGCGTGATCTGGTGAAGCTGGAGGAGGATGGCGATGTGATCCGTGTGAAGGGCGGCGCTATTTTATCCAAGGAGGTTCCGCAGATAAAGCAATACCATAAGCGGGATCAGACAGTGGCAAAAGAAAAAATTGCCCAAAAAGCCAGCACCTTTATCCAGGATTTTGACTTTATCCTCTTTGATACGTCGACAACGGTCGCTCTCACGGCCAAGTATATGAAAACGAAAGAAGCTACGGTTCTCACAAATTCAATCGATATCGTGAATATTTTAGCGGAGCGTCCGGAAGTTAAGGTGTATATGGCCGGCGGAAGATTTAACGCCTTCAACCGTAATTTTGTGGGCTTCCATACCGCGGAGGAGCTGGAAAAGTACAAGGCCGATATCCTGTTTATCGGAGCCTGCGGATTAGGGAGCAACGGTCTGACGACACCGGATGAAGAAGAAGCCTTTGTAAAAAAAAGCATGATTAAAGCAGCACGGAAAGTTATTGTACTGACGGATCATACAAAGTTCCACAAGGATTTCTTTCATCGGGTCTGCGATTTATCCGTGATTGATACGGTCATTACCGATGAATGGCCGGATGAAGAAATGCAGCAGCTGATGCGTATGCATGAGATCGAGCACATTACAATACCAAACGAAGGGAAGCGTGAGGAAGATGAATAA
- a CDS encoding M20 metallopeptidase family protein, with protein MLTAALVDSQLKDWAIEQRRHLHRHPELSGQEYNTAAYVKEKLAEFGIPLEPQFSPPSVVAFFKGTEGAKTIALRADMDALPITEENDAPYQSTVPGVMHACGHDGHTAILLSVSKWMSENPHLVKNNIRLIFQSSEEASPSGAQQLVQEGVLDGVDAIYGIHLMSGLELGKIGFAVGPSRASCNDFDIRIEGVGGHGGQPQNAVDPIYVASHLIQAFQSIISRNLHPHEAGVISFGGLQAGNSYNVIPSEARLKGTMRAMTYEAAELLKTKTQQLTEMLCASFGAKGHYEFIEGTIPLYNHPEACEFAQGIIEKTFGPDVFVLQEPSTGAEDFSYYLKEKTGAFIDVGMKSEKSQYPHHHPRFDIDEDAIPTAIELMIQLALNA; from the coding sequence ATGTTAACAGCTGCATTAGTAGATTCACAATTAAAGGACTGGGCGATTGAACAACGCAGACACCTGCACAGGCACCCGGAGCTTTCAGGACAGGAATACAATACAGCCGCTTATGTAAAAGAAAAGCTGGCTGAGTTTGGCATTCCATTAGAGCCGCAGTTTTCACCTCCGAGTGTTGTGGCCTTTTTTAAAGGAACAGAAGGTGCTAAGACAATTGCACTTAGAGCCGATATGGATGCACTGCCCATTACTGAAGAAAACGATGCGCCCTATCAATCTACCGTTCCGGGAGTCATGCACGCCTGCGGACACGACGGACACACTGCCATCCTGCTTTCCGTATCGAAATGGATGAGTGAAAATCCTCACTTGGTAAAAAACAATATCCGCCTGATTTTCCAAAGCTCTGAGGAAGCCTCTCCAAGCGGTGCCCAACAGCTCGTGCAAGAAGGAGTGCTGGATGGTGTCGATGCCATTTACGGCATCCATTTAATGTCCGGCCTGGAGCTTGGAAAAATTGGCTTTGCGGTCGGACCATCCAGAGCCTCCTGCAATGATTTTGACATCCGCATCGAAGGCGTCGGCGGTCACGGAGGCCAGCCGCAAAATGCAGTCGATCCAATTTACGTAGCGTCACACCTAATTCAGGCGTTTCAATCCATCATCAGCCGCAATCTTCATCCGCACGAAGCAGGCGTGATTTCATTCGGCGGCCTTCAGGCAGGGAACTCCTATAATGTCATTCCGTCTGAAGCAAGGCTTAAAGGAACCATGCGCGCCATGACATACGAAGCAGCCGAACTTCTGAAGACCAAAACGCAGCAGCTGACAGAAATGCTTTGTGCCAGCTTTGGCGCGAAAGGGCATTATGAATTTATCGAAGGCACCATCCCGCTCTACAACCATCCGGAAGCCTGCGAATTTGCCCAAGGCATCATTGAAAAAACCTTCGGACCAGATGTCTTTGTTTTACAGGAGCCATCAACCGGAGCCGAGGACTTTTCCTATTACCTGAAAGAAAAAACCGGCGCCTTCATCGATGTCGGCATGAAAAGCGAAAAAAGCCAATACCCTCACCACCACCCGCGCTTTGACATCGACGAAGATGCCATCCCAACGGCCATCGAATTGATGATCCAGCTGGCGCTGAATGCTTAA
- a CDS encoding oxidoreductase has translation MNKIKAGLVGYGFSGATFHAPFLKVLEEFDLVKVMSSHPEKVHENLKDVEVVPNLEDVLEDSSIELVIITTPNPLHYEMAKKSLSHGKHVIIEKPMVIDPEEAKDLIQLAKEQGLMLSVYQNRRWDGDFLTIQQLITNGDLGDIATYEAHFDRFRPEVRYRWREQPGKGAGMLYDLGAHLIDQALHLFGKPQFVQADVFPQRPHGEVDDYFHIILGYEKLRVILHSGSIVKGKSPRYLVHGRNGSFVKYGIDGQEDALRAGQLPAGEGWGEDKPEFYGELTVEADGQDVVKKVETIPGSYQTYYKKVYEHIRSGAPCPVPGEDGLRTIEVIHAALESSREKKAVFLND, from the coding sequence ATGAATAAAATAAAAGCAGGATTAGTCGGGTATGGATTTTCAGGTGCTACGTTTCATGCACCGTTTTTAAAAGTCTTGGAGGAGTTTGACTTAGTTAAAGTGATGTCGTCCCATCCTGAAAAGGTCCATGAAAATCTAAAGGACGTAGAAGTCGTTCCGAACCTGGAAGATGTTTTAGAGGATTCTTCTATAGAATTGGTGATTATCACGACTCCAAATCCGCTTCACTATGAGATGGCGAAAAAAAGCTTATCCCACGGGAAGCATGTGATTATAGAAAAGCCTATGGTCATTGATCCGGAGGAAGCGAAGGACCTGATTCAACTGGCGAAAGAGCAGGGACTCATGTTAAGTGTCTACCAAAATCGCCGGTGGGACGGTGATTTTTTAACCATTCAGCAATTGATTACGAATGGAGATTTAGGAGATATTGCCACATACGAAGCTCATTTCGACCGGTTCCGTCCGGAAGTGCGGTATCGCTGGAGGGAACAGCCTGGAAAAGGCGCGGGCATGCTGTATGATCTGGGTGCTCATTTAATTGACCAGGCACTTCATCTATTTGGAAAGCCGCAATTCGTGCAGGCGGATGTTTTTCCACAGCGTCCCCACGGAGAAGTGGATGATTATTTTCATATTATCCTGGGCTATGAAAAGCTGCGCGTCATTTTGCATTCGGGCTCCATTGTAAAAGGCAAAAGCCCGCGGTATCTTGTCCATGGCCGGAATGGCAGCTTTGTGAAATATGGAATAGATGGTCAGGAGGATGCCTTAAGAGCAGGACAGCTTCCTGCCGGAGAAGGCTGGGGAGAGGACAAGCCCGAGTTCTACGGTGAATTAACGGTGGAGGCAGATGGACAGGATGTCGTGAAAAAAGTAGAGACCATCCCTGGTTCCTACCAAACCTACTATAAAAAGGTCTATGAGCATATCAGAAGCGGTGCGCCTTGTCCTGTACCAGGGGAAGACGGGCTGAGAACGATAGAAGTCATACATGCTGCGTTGGAGAGCAGCAGGGAGAAGAAGGCTGTGTTTTTAAACGATTGA
- a CDS encoding Gfo/Idh/MocA family protein translates to MNEKKIKMGLVGLGNIGQTHFEILAELEQIELVGVCDFDKKRADDYAAKAKTTPYYNHIDLFNQSGLEAVMIAVPHYHHSTIAIDAFERGLHVLCEKPLAVHVNEAHRTIEAYKAAKQDHPGLVFAIMFQERTLPFYKKIKEILDGRVLGRIMRATWINTAWFRSQAYYESGGWRATWAGEGGGILTNQCPHNLDFYQWAFGVPTRISGHASIGKYHNIEVEDEVTAYFEHENGMVGHFIVSTAESPGTNRLEIVGENGRILYEDGRMIHYRNPISVLKHLEETNGYFTNLETIEEEIHVDQNKPTGHKVVTENFISSILNGDDNLIAHGTEGIKSIIIANGIMLSSFTKNIVEVPYDANEFERYLEQLIQSSKVRKEIK, encoded by the coding sequence ATCTTAGCTGAACTCGAACAGATTGAGCTTGTAGGCGTATGTGATTTTGATAAGAAAAGAGCAGATGATTATGCTGCTAAAGCCAAAACAACCCCATACTATAACCATATCGATCTTTTCAATCAATCAGGACTAGAAGCAGTTATGATCGCTGTTCCACATTATCATCATTCTACGATTGCAATCGATGCGTTCGAGAGGGGACTGCACGTGCTTTGCGAGAAGCCGTTAGCAGTCCATGTAAACGAAGCTCATCGCACGATTGAGGCCTATAAAGCTGCAAAGCAAGATCATCCTGGTTTAGTATTTGCGATAATGTTTCAAGAAAGAACACTCCCCTTTTACAAAAAAATTAAAGAGATATTGGACGGAAGAGTGTTGGGACGTATTATGCGAGCAACCTGGATCAATACAGCATGGTTTCGATCTCAAGCCTACTATGAAAGTGGAGGTTGGCGGGCAACTTGGGCTGGGGAAGGGGGTGGAATATTAACGAATCAATGCCCACATAACCTTGATTTTTATCAGTGGGCATTCGGTGTCCCAACCCGCATTAGCGGACATGCATCTATTGGTAAATATCACAATATCGAGGTTGAGGATGAAGTTACCGCATACTTTGAACACGAGAACGGCATGGTGGGACATTTCATAGTGTCGACTGCCGAATCACCGGGAACCAACCGACTAGAGATAGTTGGGGAGAATGGGAGAATTCTCTATGAAGATGGGAGGATGATCCATTATCGAAACCCGATTTCTGTTTTGAAACACCTTGAGGAAACAAATGGTTATTTTACAAATCTGGAAACGATAGAAGAGGAAATTCATGTAGATCAAAACAAACCTACGGGGCATAAAGTCGTGACGGAAAATTTTATTTCTTCGATTCTCAATGGAGATGATAATCTAATTGCTCATGGTACAGAAGGAATTAAATCTATTATAATTGCGAACGGAATTATGCTTTCATCGTTTACCAAAAACATCGTTGAGGTTCCATATGACGCAAATGAGTTCGAACGATACCTGGAACAATTGATTCAATCATCTAAAGTTCGTAAAGAAATAAAGTAA
- a CDS encoding HAD family hydrolase, translating to MRKQHFPIIFDLDGTLFDCLELTNQTLPHVLDSLEAKYGDRIQIQRFSRYESFLGRVEEDIFAELLPGANKEVLEEAQKLLIDIEYKLIPKSGKLFDGVEKVLEGLTAKGHPLFIASNGSKPYVHKVLESFSLREYFTGVYSAGEHQTGSKNDLVGHLLKEHSLSGGGVMVGDRHSDMEAGKVNGLFTVGCLYGFGDEEETAGADVKIDRLEDLVEVADRQGKGTF from the coding sequence ATGAGAAAACAGCATTTTCCTATTATTTTTGACTTGGATGGAACACTATTTGACTGTTTGGAACTAACCAACCAGACGTTGCCCCATGTATTGGATTCACTGGAAGCAAAGTATGGCGATCGTATCCAGATTCAGCGGTTCAGCCGGTACGAATCCTTTCTTGGTAGGGTAGAGGAGGATATTTTTGCCGAGCTTTTGCCAGGGGCAAACAAGGAGGTGCTGGAGGAGGCGCAGAAGCTGTTAATAGACATTGAATACAAGCTTATTCCTAAGTCAGGAAAGCTTTTTGATGGAGTGGAAAAGGTTCTTGAGGGACTGACAGCAAAGGGACATCCGCTTTTTATTGCAAGCAATGGCAGCAAGCCCTATGTCCATAAGGTGCTGGAGTCTTTCTCGCTGCGTGAGTATTTTACGGGCGTTTATAGTGCCGGCGAGCATCAGACGGGAAGTAAAAATGATCTGGTTGGACATTTGCTGAAGGAGCATTCCTTGAGTGGCGGTGGTGTGATGGTCGGGGACCGTCATTCGGATATGGAAGCGGGCAAGGTGAACGGGTTGTTTACGGTTGGCTGTTTATACGGGTTTGGTGATGAAGAGGAGACGGCGGGGGCGGATGTGAAAATTGATAGGCTGGAGGATTTAGTTGAAGTGGCAGACAGGCAGGGAAAAGGGACTTTCTAG